A genomic region of Arachis stenosperma cultivar V10309 chromosome 9, arast.V10309.gnm1.PFL2, whole genome shotgun sequence contains the following coding sequences:
- the LOC130950356 gene encoding uncharacterized protein LOC130950356 — MNSSTKSSILFSLGLILIIANVAQAEEKSATLDLSKLVIKVCDATATERAKCMDIMRSNPKMLSAKNIVQLSQAILELGISKGKEGQKFLKELAKKTKSPALEQCAGFDYDGVVGSFKSALGEIKEDPMTANYDAKVASDGPDTCDRGLASEKIVNPAVTELNKEIRLLSGIAFAATNFIPNKI, encoded by the coding sequence ATGAATTCCTCAACAAAGTCCTCCATTTTGTTCAGCCTTGGGTTGATCCTCATCATCGCCAATGTAGCACAAGCCGAAGAAAAATCAGCAACCTTGGACTTATCGAAGTTGGTGATTAAAGTTTGTGACGCTACAGCAACAGAAAGGGCAAAATGCATGGACATCATGAGATCAAACCCTAAGATGCTATCAGCAAAGAACATTGTTCAGCTCTCACAAGCCATCCTTGAGTTGGGCATAAGCAAGGGCAAGGAGGGACAAAAATTCCTTAAGGAGTTGGCAAAGAAGACCAAGTCCCCGGCGCTTGAACAATGCGCCGGATTCGACTACGATGGCGTCGTTGGATCCTTTAAGAGTGCCCTTGGCGAGATCAAGGAAGATCCCATGACTGCAAATTATGATGCCAAGGTCGCCAGCGATGGTCCCGACACCTGCGACAGAGGTTTGGCCAGTGAAAAGATCGTTAACCCTGCTGTTACCGAACTAAACAAGGAGATTAGGTTGCTTTCAGGCATAGCTTTTGCTGCAACAAACTTTATTCCAAACAAAATTTAA
- the LOC130950357 gene encoding uncharacterized protein LOC130950357, which yields MNSSTQSSILFSLVSILIIGNVAQARVNLGKSLPISDLITKVCDDELVIEKAKCVDILTSNPKILAAKSPLQISKLILTLAVNKAGKGQKFLQTLAEKDKSPAIQQCAGSDYDAVIASFQSALKGIENDPITANYDAKIAGDDADNCAKGLAEAKIVNPAVTKINDEIMLLSDIAFGATNLIERKTTPQ from the coding sequence ATGAATTCCTCAACACAATCCTCCATCTTGTTCAGCCTTGTCTCGATTCTCATCATTGGCAATGTTGCACAAGCTCGTGTAAACTTGGGAAAATCCCTTCCCATAAGCGACTTGATAACTAAAGTTTGTGACGATGAACTGGTGATAGAAAAGGCAAAATGCGTTGACATCCTGACATCAAACCCTAAGATTCTAGCAGCAAAGAGCCCTCTTCAGATCTCAAAGTTGATCCTTACCTTGGCAGTGAACAAGGCCGGCAAGGGACAGAAATTCCTTCAGACTTTGGCGGAGAAGGACAAGTCTCCGGCGATTCAACAATGCGCTGGATCCGATTATGATGCTGTCATTGCATCCTTCCAGAGTGCCCTTAAAGGGATCGAGAACGATCCCATTACTGCAAATTATGATGCCAAGATCGCCGGCGATGACGCCGATAACTGCGCCAAAGGTTTGGCCGAAGCGAAGATCGTTAACCCTGCTGTTACCAAGATCAACGATGAGATTATGTTGCTTTCAGACATAGCTTTTGGTGCAACAAATCTTATTGAGAGAAAAACTACTCCTCAATAG